The following are encoded in a window of Panicum virgatum strain AP13 chromosome 5N, P.virgatum_v5, whole genome shotgun sequence genomic DNA:
- the LOC120672710 gene encoding putative F-box protein At1g67390 isoform X2 has translation MSISILARKEDMETRNCPAKRKRLMLSKQTDLYGINFLSLPEDIVSRIIEGITLKEAVRMSIVCSKLRKSWIYHPNLDFDISTVPASSRHNIMQGLKRFIDTVNFVLREHSGLALNRLAVNFQLHKEHANDIDGWVSFAISSKARVVVLNFSPYLGQHENNYSFPCHLFNNQNSSHLQVLRLDSVTLDPSREFCGFSNLTTLALVHVLILQDLQYFLLRCPLLECLTIRRCPELHNLHATQPLQCLKFLCVQDCAIHRIDLHAPNLTLFEYRGGSKVLFALNECLKLKAATVAFCVEDNVGYVFTEIPKGLPHIETLRVEVIVKTQIHGFMKAPLRFMHLRNLIMDITFGYAKRLSKNAVLQLAYLLEAAPFLVNLHVD, from the exons ATGAGTATTAGCATTTTAGCCAGAAAGGAAGACATGGAGACTAGGAATTGTCCAGCAAAGAGAAAAAGATTGATGCTTAGTAAACAGACAGACTTATATGGGATTAATTTCTTGTCACTTCCTGAG GACATTGTGTCACGGATTATAGAAGGCATAACCTTGAAGGAAGCTGTCCGGATGAGTATCGTATGCAGCAAATTGAGAAAATCCTGGATTTACCATCCTAATCTTGACTTTGATATTTCGACAGTGCCTGCAAGCAGTCGACATAATATAATGCAGGGCCTTAAGAGGTTTATTGACACAGTCAATTTTGTCCTAAGGGAACACAGTGGATTAGCTTTGAACAGATTGGCTGTTAACTTTCAATTGCATAAGGAACATGCAAATGATATTGATGGATGGGTTTCCTTTGCTATCTCATCGAAGGCAAGGGTTGTGGTGCTCAATTTTTCTCCATATCTGGGACAACATGAAAATAACTATAGCTTCCCATGTCATCTTTTTAACAACCAAAATTCATCTCACCTTCAGGTCCTTCGACTTGATAGTGTTACCTTGGATCCAAGTCGAGAATTTTGTGGCTTTTCAAATCTTACAACACTTGCTCTGGTGCATGTGCTTATATTGCAAGATTTGCAGTACTTTTTATTGAGATGCCCTTTACTGGAGTGCCTAACCATCCGACGGTGTCCCGAGCTACATAATTTACATGCTACTCAACCATTGCAGTGTTTGAAATTTCTGTGTGTCCAAGATTGTGCTATCCACAGGATTGATTTGCATGCCCCCAATCTCACATTGTTTGAGTACAGAGGTGGTTCAAAAGTGCTTTTTGCACTTAACGAATGCCTGAAGCTGAAGGCAGCAACTGTTGCATTTTGTGTTGAGGACAACGTTGGATATGTTTTTACTGAAATTCCAAAGGGATTGCCTCATATTGAGACTCTACGTGTTGAAGTGATTGTGAAAACTCAG ATACATGGATTTATGAAGGCTCCTCTCAGATTTATGCATTTAAGGAATTTGATCATGGACATAACCTTTGGATATGCTAAACGATTGAGTAAAAATGCAGTCCTTCAATTAGCTTATCTGTTGGAAGCAGCTCCCTTTTTGGTGAACCTACATGTGGAT TGA
- the LOC120672710 gene encoding putative F-box protein At1g67390 isoform X1 has protein sequence MSISILARKEDMETRNCPAKRKRLMLSKQTDLYGINFLSLPEDIVSRIIEGITLKEAVRMSIVCSKLRKSWIYHPNLDFDISTVPASSRHNIMQGLKRFIDTVNFVLREHSGLALNRLAVNFQLHKEHANDIDGWVSFAISSKARVVVLNFSPYLGQHENNYSFPCHLFNNQNSSHLQVLRLDSVTLDPSREFCGFSNLTTLALVHVLILQDLQYFLLRCPLLECLTIRRCPELHNLHATQPLQCLKFLCVQDCAIHRIDLHAPNLTLFEYRGGSKVLFALNECLKLKAATVAFCVEDNVGYVFTEIPKGLPHIETLRVEVIVKTQIHGFMKAPLRFMHLRNLIMDITFGYAKRLSKNAVLQLAYLLEAAPFLVNLHVDMCCAFCSERRPKKDVIADHPHHNLKDACITGFNGNGGQVALVKYILRNAIRLKRMAVDPRRKILGAMVEEFEGRMLAESELVPHDRNGVLTILG, from the exons ATGAGTATTAGCATTTTAGCCAGAAAGGAAGACATGGAGACTAGGAATTGTCCAGCAAAGAGAAAAAGATTGATGCTTAGTAAACAGACAGACTTATATGGGATTAATTTCTTGTCACTTCCTGAG GACATTGTGTCACGGATTATAGAAGGCATAACCTTGAAGGAAGCTGTCCGGATGAGTATCGTATGCAGCAAATTGAGAAAATCCTGGATTTACCATCCTAATCTTGACTTTGATATTTCGACAGTGCCTGCAAGCAGTCGACATAATATAATGCAGGGCCTTAAGAGGTTTATTGACACAGTCAATTTTGTCCTAAGGGAACACAGTGGATTAGCTTTGAACAGATTGGCTGTTAACTTTCAATTGCATAAGGAACATGCAAATGATATTGATGGATGGGTTTCCTTTGCTATCTCATCGAAGGCAAGGGTTGTGGTGCTCAATTTTTCTCCATATCTGGGACAACATGAAAATAACTATAGCTTCCCATGTCATCTTTTTAACAACCAAAATTCATCTCACCTTCAGGTCCTTCGACTTGATAGTGTTACCTTGGATCCAAGTCGAGAATTTTGTGGCTTTTCAAATCTTACAACACTTGCTCTGGTGCATGTGCTTATATTGCAAGATTTGCAGTACTTTTTATTGAGATGCCCTTTACTGGAGTGCCTAACCATCCGACGGTGTCCCGAGCTACATAATTTACATGCTACTCAACCATTGCAGTGTTTGAAATTTCTGTGTGTCCAAGATTGTGCTATCCACAGGATTGATTTGCATGCCCCCAATCTCACATTGTTTGAGTACAGAGGTGGTTCAAAAGTGCTTTTTGCACTTAACGAATGCCTGAAGCTGAAGGCAGCAACTGTTGCATTTTGTGTTGAGGACAACGTTGGATATGTTTTTACTGAAATTCCAAAGGGATTGCCTCATATTGAGACTCTACGTGTTGAAGTGATTGTGAAAACTCAG ATACATGGATTTATGAAGGCTCCTCTCAGATTTATGCATTTAAGGAATTTGATCATGGACATAACCTTTGGATATGCTAAACGATTGAGTAAAAATGCAGTCCTTCAATTAGCTTATCTGTTGGAAGCAGCTCCCTTTTTGGTGAACCTACATGTGGAT ATGTGCTGTGCATTTTGTAGTGAGCGCCGCCCTAAAAAAGACGTGATTGCGGATCACCCTCACCATAACCTGAAGGATGCCTGCATAACCGGTTTTAATGGCAATGGAGGCCAAGTTGCGCTGGTAAAATATATCCTTCGCAATGCAATACGACTGAAGCGTATGGCTGTAGATCCGAGAAGAAAAATACTGGGGGCAATGGTAGAAGAATTTGAAGGCCGGATGTTAGCTGAGTCCGAACTGGTGCCGCATGACAGGAATGGCGTGCTGACAATTTTGGGGTGA